A stretch of the Nicotiana tabacum cultivar K326 chromosome 6, ASM71507v2, whole genome shotgun sequence genome encodes the following:
- the LOC107818873 gene encoding uncharacterized protein LOC107818873 isoform X3 has translation MLTNEDIVLRRLQKTKEQRLAARNSRRRTRYAQMSAERKQSFLLQLQAKRAESKRRRLSHLSSNSPFLMEIDIQPHKQSALPIVDPSLASEEGHDSAATNIPIIVDEENNMNGRSSILEVRESKNNTSNIPTVTIPILGSGSASGAFGKVSTPAVTADRGASAVAVQPFVGTNTQQPNRMPHGELNSITKPERSLALRFKNSNLWKVFESMNEFAKLPQSPHFSPFAQYEEEKREEAALQQMIKTWRSMDLM, from the exons ATGCTCACAAACGAAGATATTGTGTTGCGTAGACTACAAAAGACTAAGGAACAGCGACTCGCTGCTAGAAATTCACGACGTCGCACTAGATATGCACAAATGTCAGCTGAGAGAAAGCAATCATTTTTGTTGCAACTGCAAGCTAAAAGAGCTGAATCAAAAAGGCGGCGACTTTCTCATCTTTCAAGTAATTCACCATTTTTGATGGAAATTGATATTCAACCTCACAAACAAAGTGCTCTTCCAATTGTTGATCCTTCATTAGCTTCTGAAGAAG GTCATGATTCTGCAGCTACAAATATACCAATTATTGTCGATGAAGAAAATAATATGAATGGTCGCAGCTCCATCCTTGAAGTCCGTGAGTCCAAAAATAATACTTCAAATATTCCAACTGTAACTATTCCAATATTAGGATCAGGATCAGCATCAGGTGCATTTGGAAAAGTTTCTACTCCAGCAGTTACCGCAGATAGAG GAGCCTCTGCTGTGGCAGTCCAACCGTTTGTTGGGACCAATACTCAACAACCTAATAGAATGCCACATGGTGAACTTAATTCGATCACTAAGCCTGAGCGGAGTCTTGCACTGCGATTTAAGAACTCCAATCTTTGGAAAGTATTTGAATCTATGAATGAATTCGCCAAACTTCCACAAAGTCCACACTTTTCGCCCTTTGCACAGTATGAGGAGGAGAAACGAGAAGAAGCAGCTTTACAGCAGATGATAAA GACTTGGAGGAGTATGGATTTGATGTAA
- the LOC107818875 gene encoding protein KINESIN LIGHT CHAIN-RELATED 3, translating to MPGVVMDEIHEEVEVKELKENGNSTPWKEKAVVNESPEGALTPQNPPNGGAEYAADGVVEPSIEELYENVCEMQSSDQSPSRPSYGSDGDESRIDSELRHLVGGEMREVEIIEEDEEVQKPESDESLCNSGSKKETSSDVKLDNSLSSSAKTPSSGQPKTPSQLELESETSAKSNPKGRKPSIEKKNENNSRKAVVGGISRSKKSSPASGSKLKNGTEDSSDSGLDNPDLGPFLLKQARDLISGGDNPHKALDLAHRAAKSFEKCANGKPSLDVVMCLHVTAAIYCNLGQYSDAIPLLEHSLEIPVVEEGQEHALAKFAGYMQLGDTYAMLGQLENSIISYTTGLEIQRQVLGDSDPRVGETCRYLAEAHVQALEFDQAEKLCQLALDIHKENGSPPSLEEAADRRLMGLICESKGDHEAALEHLVLASMAMVANGQEAEVASVDCSIGDTYLSLNRYDEAIFAYQKALTALKSSKGENHPAVASVFVRLADLYNRTGKLRDSKSYCENALRIYGKPIPGIAPEEIACGLTDVSAIYESMNELDQALKLLQRALKIYNNAPGQQNTIAGIEAQMGVIYYMLGKYSESYNSFKNAISKLRASGEKKSAFFGIALNQMGLACVQRYAINEAVELFEEARGILEQEYGPYHPETLGVYSNLAGTYDAVGRLDEAIEILEYIVGVREEKLGTANPDVDDEKKRLAELLKEAGRSRNRKARSLENLLDANHRPNTINNDGIKV from the exons ATGCCCGGGGTTGTTATGGATGAAATTCATGAAGAAGTTGAGGTTaaagaattgaaggaaaatgGAAATTCAACACCTTGGAAAGAGAAGGCAGTTGTGAATGAGTCCCCTGAGGGTGCTTTGACTCCTCAAAATCCTCCGAATGGGGGCGCGGAGTATGCAGCCGATGGGGTGGTTGAGCCCTCCATTGAGGAGCTCTATGAGAATGTGTGTGAGATGCAAAGCTCTGATCAATCTCCATCTAGACCTAGTTATGGATCAGATGGTGATGAATCCAGAATTGACTCAGAGCTTCGCCATCTTGTGGGCGGAGAAATGAGGGAAGTGGAGATAATTGAGGAGGATGAGGAAGTGCAAAAGCCAGAGAGTGATGAATCTCTCTGCAATTCTGGCTCTAAGAAGGAAACCTCTTCTGACGTGAAGTTGGATAATTCCCTATCATCGAGTGCAAAGACCCCTTCTTCAGGGCAACCCAAGACACCCTCCCAGTTGGAGTTGGAATCAGAAACTTCAGCAAAATCGAATCCAAAGGGGAGGAAACCTTccattgaaaagaaaaatgaaaataattctAGGAAGGCTGTTGTGGGAGGTATATCAAGGAGTAAGAAGAGTTCACCTGCTTCGGGGTCAAAATTGAAGAATGGAACTGAGGATTCATCTGATTCCGGTTTAGACAATCCTGACCTTGGCCCTTTCCTTCTTAAGCAAGCAAGAGATTTGATTTCTGGTGGGGATAATCCCCATAAGGCTCTTGACTTGGCTCATCGAGCGGCAAAGTCATTTGAGAAATGTGCCAATGGAAAGCCTAGTTTGGATGTGGTCATGTGTTTGCATGTGACTGCAGCAATATACTGCAATTTGGGCCAGTACAGTGATGCCATTCCACTGCTAGAGCACTCGTTGGAAATTCCGGTGGTTGAAGAAGGTCAAGAACATGCCCTTGCCAAATTTGCTGGTTACATGCAATTGGGTGATACTTATGCAATGTTGGGCCAACTTGAGAACTCAATTATTTCTTACACCACCGGTCTGGAAATACAAAGGCAAGTGTTGGGAGATAGTGACCCCAGAGTCGGTGAGACCTGTCGATATCTAGCTGAAgctcatgttcaggctttggagTTTGATCAAGCTGAGAAGCTTTGTCAGTTGGCTCTTGACATACATAAAGAGAATGGTTCACCACCTTCCTTAGAGGAGGCAGCAGACAGGAGGCTGATGGGACTAATTTGTGAGTCAAAAGGAGACCATGAGGCTGCTCTCGAGCATCTTGTTTTGGCCAGTATGGCGATGGTGGCCAATGGGCAAGAAGCGGAAGTGGCATCTGTTGATTGTAGCATTGGAGACACATATTTGTCTCTGAACAGGTATGATGAAGCCATTTTTGCTTACCAAAAGGCACTCACAGCTCTCAAGTCTAGCAAAGGAGAAAACCATCCTGCTGTTGCTTCCGTTTTTGTCCGTTTGGCCGACTTGTACAACAGGACGGGAAAGCTAAGGGACTCAAAGTCATACTGTGAGAATGCCCTCAGGATATATGGGAAGCCCATACCTGGGATTGCTCCAGAGGAGATTGCTTGTGGTCTTACAGATGTTTCTGCCATTTATGAGTCGATGAATGAGCTTGATCAGGCGCTCAAGTTGCTACAGAGAGCACTAAAGATTTATAACAATgcccctgggcagcagaataccATAGCGGGAATTGAAGCCCAAATGGGGGTAATCTATTATATGTTAGGAAAATATTCTGAATCTTATAACTCCTTTAAAAATGCAATTTCAAAGCTCAGAGCAAGTGGAGAGAAGAAATCAGCCTTCTTCGGAATTGCCCTTAACCAAATGGGGCTTGCTTGTGTACAGCGTTATGCGATAAATGAGGCAGTCGAGTTGTTTGAAGAAGCAAGGGGCATTTTGGAGCAAGAATATGGGCCCTATCACCCCGAAACATTGGGAGTGTATAGCAACCTTGCTGGCACTTATGATGCTGTTGGCAG GTTGGATGAAGCTATCGAAATACTGGAATACATTGTTGGGGTGAGAGAGGAAAAGCTAGGGACGGCAAATCCAGACGTCGATGATGAAAAGAAGAGGTTAGCTGAGCTACTGAAGGAGGCTGGCAGGTCTCGAAATAGAAAAGCCAGATCACTGGAGAATCTACTCGATGCTAATCACCGCCCTAATACTATAAATAATGATGGCATTAAAGTATGA
- the LOC107818873 gene encoding DUF724 domain-containing protein 1-like isoform X2, translated as MSAERKQSFLLQLQAKRAESKRRRLSHLSSNSPFLMEIDIQPHKQSALPIVDPSLASEEGHDSAATNIPIIVDEENNMNGRSSILEVRESKNNTSNIPTVTIPILGSGSASGAFGKVSTPAVTADRGASAVAVQPFVGTNTQQPNRMPHGELNSITKPERSLALRFKNSNLWKVFESMNEFAKLPQSPHFSPFAQYEEEKREEAALQQMIKYVLIVEKIPELTIAELSHSTLINDMLASFKDLEEYGFDVMPIKRHLNDLLLENEKKAQLRGKLEEVEVRIRNHNLKKAKTENEIDKIGMKIKDLEKELMSTKDEYILAKNVKETKDRDIMVLRSERGVIYDDIRHLQVDNERIVASMKQT; from the exons ATGTCAGCTGAGAGAAAGCAATCATTTTTGTTGCAACTGCAAGCTAAAAGAGCTGAATCAAAAAGGCGGCGACTTTCTCATCTTTCAAGTAATTCACCATTTTTGATGGAAATTGATATTCAACCTCACAAACAAAGTGCTCTTCCAATTGTTGATCCTTCATTAGCTTCTGAAGAAG GTCATGATTCTGCAGCTACAAATATACCAATTATTGTCGATGAAGAAAATAATATGAATGGTCGCAGCTCCATCCTTGAAGTCCGTGAGTCCAAAAATAATACTTCAAATATTCCAACTGTAACTATTCCAATATTAGGATCAGGATCAGCATCAGGTGCATTTGGAAAAGTTTCTACTCCAGCAGTTACCGCAGATAGAG GAGCCTCTGCTGTGGCAGTCCAACCGTTTGTTGGGACCAATACTCAACAACCTAATAGAATGCCACATGGTGAACTTAATTCGATCACTAAGCCTGAGCGGAGTCTTGCACTGCGATTTAAGAACTCCAATCTTTGGAAAGTATTTGAATCTATGAATGAATTCGCCAAACTTCCACAAAGTCCACACTTTTCGCCCTTTGCACAGTATGAGGAGGAGAAACGAGAAGAAGCAGCTTTACAGCAGATGATAAAGTATGTTCTTATCGTTGAGAAGATTCCAGAGTTAACAATTGCTGAACTTAGTCATTCAACTCTCATTAATGACATGCTTGCATCTTTCAAGGACTTGGAGGAGTATGGATTTGATGTAATGCCTATTAAACGGCATCTGAATGATTTGCTGCTGGAGAACGAGAAGAAAGCTCAGCTTCGAGGCAAGTTGGAAGAAGTAGAGGTCAGAATCAGAAATCACAATCTTAAGAAAGCGAAAACTGAAAATGAGATTGACAAGATTGGTATGAAGATAAAAGATTTAGAGAAAGAACTTATGTCAACCAAGGACGAATACATTTTAGCCAAGAACGTGAAAGAGACAAAGGATCGCGATATCATGGTATTGAGATCTGAAAGGGGTGTCATTTATGATGATATTCGTCATCTCCAGGTAGATAACGAAAGGATAGTAGCTTCAATGAAGCAAACCTAG
- the LOC142182341 gene encoding uncharacterized protein LOC142182341, producing the protein MSTEAQTTDVVNPVTPTAATSIAVGSTTTGMVDSGHLYYLHPLDYPGINLVSSVFNGRGYGGWRRVVVIALSAKNKLGLIEGSLVVLGVESGLQRVWARCNDIVLSWLLNSLSKEIAESVLYSQSTKDLWSDLEDRFGQTNSAKLFQLQKELSVVV; encoded by the coding sequence ATGTCTACTGAAGCTCAGACCACTGATGTAGTAAACCCAGTTACTCCGACTGCAGCTACATCTATTGCAGTTGGTTCCACTACAACTGGGATGGTTGATTCTGGTCATCTATAttatcttcatcccttagattATCCAGGGATAAATCTTGTTTCTTCAGTCTTCAATGGAAGAGGATATGGAGGTTGGAGGAGAGTTGTTGTCATAGCTCTTTCAGCCAAGAACAAACTAGGATTAATTGAGGGATCCTTAGTTGTTCTTGGTGTTGAATCTGGTCTTCAAAGGGTCTGGGCTCGTTGCAATGACATAGTACTCTCATGGCTACTCAACTCACTCTCCAAGGAGATAGCAGAGAGTGTCTTGTACTCACAAAGTACAAAGGATCTTTGGAGTGACCTGGAAGATAGGTTTGGTCAGACAAACAGTGCAAAGTTGTTCCAACTACAAAAGGAATTAAGTGTTGTTGTGTAA
- the LOC107818873 gene encoding uncharacterized protein LOC107818873 isoform X1, producing the protein MLTNEDIVLRRLQKTKEQRLAARNSRRRTRYAQMSAERKQSFLLQLQAKRAESKRRRLSHLSSNSPFLMEIDIQPHKQSALPIVDPSLASEEGHDSAATNIPIIVDEENNMNGRSSILEVRESKNNTSNIPTVTIPILGSGSASGAFGKVSTPAVTADRGASAVAVQPFVGTNTQQPNRMPHGELNSITKPERSLALRFKNSNLWKVFESMNEFAKLPQSPHFSPFAQYEEEKREEAALQQMIKYVLIVEKIPELTIAELSHSTLINDMLASFKDLEEYGFDVMPIKRHLNDLLLENEKKAQLRGKLEEVEVRIRNHNLKKAKTENEIDKIGMKIKDLEKELMSTKDEYILAKNVKETKDRDIMVLRSERGVIYDDIRHLQVDNERIVASMKQT; encoded by the exons ATGCTCACAAACGAAGATATTGTGTTGCGTAGACTACAAAAGACTAAGGAACAGCGACTCGCTGCTAGAAATTCACGACGTCGCACTAGATATGCACAAATGTCAGCTGAGAGAAAGCAATCATTTTTGTTGCAACTGCAAGCTAAAAGAGCTGAATCAAAAAGGCGGCGACTTTCTCATCTTTCAAGTAATTCACCATTTTTGATGGAAATTGATATTCAACCTCACAAACAAAGTGCTCTTCCAATTGTTGATCCTTCATTAGCTTCTGAAGAAG GTCATGATTCTGCAGCTACAAATATACCAATTATTGTCGATGAAGAAAATAATATGAATGGTCGCAGCTCCATCCTTGAAGTCCGTGAGTCCAAAAATAATACTTCAAATATTCCAACTGTAACTATTCCAATATTAGGATCAGGATCAGCATCAGGTGCATTTGGAAAAGTTTCTACTCCAGCAGTTACCGCAGATAGAG GAGCCTCTGCTGTGGCAGTCCAACCGTTTGTTGGGACCAATACTCAACAACCTAATAGAATGCCACATGGTGAACTTAATTCGATCACTAAGCCTGAGCGGAGTCTTGCACTGCGATTTAAGAACTCCAATCTTTGGAAAGTATTTGAATCTATGAATGAATTCGCCAAACTTCCACAAAGTCCACACTTTTCGCCCTTTGCACAGTATGAGGAGGAGAAACGAGAAGAAGCAGCTTTACAGCAGATGATAAAGTATGTTCTTATCGTTGAGAAGATTCCAGAGTTAACAATTGCTGAACTTAGTCATTCAACTCTCATTAATGACATGCTTGCATCTTTCAAGGACTTGGAGGAGTATGGATTTGATGTAATGCCTATTAAACGGCATCTGAATGATTTGCTGCTGGAGAACGAGAAGAAAGCTCAGCTTCGAGGCAAGTTGGAAGAAGTAGAGGTCAGAATCAGAAATCACAATCTTAAGAAAGCGAAAACTGAAAATGAGATTGACAAGATTGGTATGAAGATAAAAGATTTAGAGAAAGAACTTATGTCAACCAAGGACGAATACATTTTAGCCAAGAACGTGAAAGAGACAAAGGATCGCGATATCATGGTATTGAGATCTGAAAGGGGTGTCATTTATGATGATATTCGTCATCTCCAGGTAGATAACGAAAGGATAGTAGCTTCAATGAAGCAAACCTAG